One Polypterus senegalus isolate Bchr_013 chromosome 10, ASM1683550v1, whole genome shotgun sequence DNA segment encodes these proteins:
- the LOC120536830 gene encoding uncharacterized protein LOC120536830 isoform X1, with protein sequence MAERKTGEECANFDLKQKMVSSIEETARATSQIVLLELRTCGITTEEGEQKTVLQFGGETEFRVRLLIEEAVKAATEIVLAEYDGFAEVKCEALRLQISEYVRQIELLKAQLESRRCKLVPVQRHQILAQSVPNHRELQTSTIGADGDQEAEATLAAIHHSLPTSWENKGLRVGRPLKGMKRLVVALERLDHHSERDTPDKAELQQEAAPQQDPSPNVNDVTPAPLSYSGIPENATLPDIELRDVPAEVDLCLFRISETRPDRYALLLFQRLITDERYRDWAMRVNWGGFRGKWGLPNNLKKFILDRVSQKFHVLRVADRRNVKNRINEYLRKPSHRMTSRYHL encoded by the exons ATGGCTGAGAGAAAAACAGGCGAAGAGTGCGCTAACTTCGACCTAAAGCAGAAGATGGTCTCCAGCATTGAGGAAACGGCGAGGGCGACTTCTCAGATTGTGCTGCTTGAATTGCGAACGTGCGGGATTACAACTGAGGAAGGGGAGCAGAAAACGGTCTTGCAGTTCGGAGGTGAGACTGAATTTCGCGTGCGCCTCCTAATCGAGGAGGCAGTGAAGGCGGCGACTGAGATCGTTTTAGCGGAATATGACGGCTTCGCGGAGGTGAAGTGCGAAGCTCTTCGCTTGCAGATATCCGAGTATGTTAGACAAATTGAACTTTTAAAGGCGCAACTGGAATCAAGGCGTTGTAAACTGGTACCCGTGCAAAGGCATCAAATACTCGCGCAATCTGTTCCAAACCACAGAGAGTTACAGACAAGTACGATAGGAGCAGATGGGGACCAAGAAGCCGAGGCTACGCTGGCTGCTATTCATCATTCGCTGCCCACCAGCTGGGAGAACAAAGGTCTGCGCGTTGGACGTCCTTTAAAGGGGATGAAGCGTTTAGTTGTTGCGCTGGAACGTTTGGATCACCACAGTGAACGTGACACACCTGATAAAG caGAACTTCAGCAGGAGGCAGCACCTCAGCAAGATCCATCTCCTAACGTAAATGACGTTACACCCGCTCCTCTATCATATAGTGGGATTCCAGAAAATGCAACACTGCCTGACATCGAACTGAGGGACGTTCCAGCTGAAGTGGACTTGTGTCTTTTCAGGATTTCCGAAACAAGACCCGATCGTTATGCCTTGCTGTTATTTCAACGCTTGATTACGGATGAAAGATACAGAGATTGGGCAATGCGTGTCAACTGGGGTGGCTTCCGAGGCAAGTGGGGATTGCCCAACAAtctaaaaaagtttattttagacCGCGTGTCTCAGAAATTTCATGTTTTACGCGTGGCTGATCGGAGGAATGTAAAAAATAGAATCAATGAATACTTGCGCAAGCCAAGTCATAGAATGACAAGTAGGTACCACCTATGA
- the LOC120536830 gene encoding uncharacterized protein LOC120536830 isoform X2 gives MAERKTGEECANFDLKQKMVSSIEETARATSQIVLLELRTCGITTEEGEQKTVLQFGGETEFRVRLLIEEAVKAATEIVLAEYDGFAEVKCEALRLQISEYVRQIELLKAQLESRRCKLVPVQRHQILAQSVPNHRELQTSTIGADGDQEAEATLAAIHHSLPTSWENKGLRVGRPLKGMKRLVVALERLDHHSERDTPDKELQQEAAPQQDPSPNVNDVTPAPLSYSGIPENATLPDIELRDVPAEVDLCLFRISETRPDRYALLLFQRLITDERYRDWAMRVNWGGFRGKWGLPNNLKKFILDRVSQKFHVLRVADRRNVKNRINEYLRKPSHRMTSRYHL, from the exons ATGGCTGAGAGAAAAACAGGCGAAGAGTGCGCTAACTTCGACCTAAAGCAGAAGATGGTCTCCAGCATTGAGGAAACGGCGAGGGCGACTTCTCAGATTGTGCTGCTTGAATTGCGAACGTGCGGGATTACAACTGAGGAAGGGGAGCAGAAAACGGTCTTGCAGTTCGGAGGTGAGACTGAATTTCGCGTGCGCCTCCTAATCGAGGAGGCAGTGAAGGCGGCGACTGAGATCGTTTTAGCGGAATATGACGGCTTCGCGGAGGTGAAGTGCGAAGCTCTTCGCTTGCAGATATCCGAGTATGTTAGACAAATTGAACTTTTAAAGGCGCAACTGGAATCAAGGCGTTGTAAACTGGTACCCGTGCAAAGGCATCAAATACTCGCGCAATCTGTTCCAAACCACAGAGAGTTACAGACAAGTACGATAGGAGCAGATGGGGACCAAGAAGCCGAGGCTACGCTGGCTGCTATTCATCATTCGCTGCCCACCAGCTGGGAGAACAAAGGTCTGCGCGTTGGACGTCCTTTAAAGGGGATGAAGCGTTTAGTTGTTGCGCTGGAACGTTTGGATCACCACAGTGAACGTGACACACCTGATAAAG AACTTCAGCAGGAGGCAGCACCTCAGCAAGATCCATCTCCTAACGTAAATGACGTTACACCCGCTCCTCTATCATATAGTGGGATTCCAGAAAATGCAACACTGCCTGACATCGAACTGAGGGACGTTCCAGCTGAAGTGGACTTGTGTCTTTTCAGGATTTCCGAAACAAGACCCGATCGTTATGCCTTGCTGTTATTTCAACGCTTGATTACGGATGAAAGATACAGAGATTGGGCAATGCGTGTCAACTGGGGTGGCTTCCGAGGCAAGTGGGGATTGCCCAACAAtctaaaaaagtttattttagacCGCGTGTCTCAGAAATTTCATGTTTTACGCGTGGCTGATCGGAGGAATGTAAAAAATAGAATCAATGAATACTTGCGCAAGCCAAGTCATAGAATGACAAGTAGGTACCACCTATGA
- the LOC120536830 gene encoding uncharacterized protein LOC120536830 isoform X3 produces MAERKTGEECANFDLKQKMVSSIEETARATSQIVLLELRTCGITTEEGEQKTVLQFGGETEFRVRLLIEEAVKAATEIVLAEYDGFAEVKCEALRLQISEYVRQIELLKAQLESRRCKLVPVQRHQILAQSVPNHRELQTSTIGADGDQEAEATLAAIHHSLPTSWENKGLRVGRPLKGMKRLVVALERLDHHSERDTPDKDT; encoded by the exons ATGGCTGAGAGAAAAACAGGCGAAGAGTGCGCTAACTTCGACCTAAAGCAGAAGATGGTCTCCAGCATTGAGGAAACGGCGAGGGCGACTTCTCAGATTGTGCTGCTTGAATTGCGAACGTGCGGGATTACAACTGAGGAAGGGGAGCAGAAAACGGTCTTGCAGTTCGGAGGTGAGACTGAATTTCGCGTGCGCCTCCTAATCGAGGAGGCAGTGAAGGCGGCGACTGAGATCGTTTTAGCGGAATATGACGGCTTCGCGGAGGTGAAGTGCGAAGCTCTTCGCTTGCAGATATCCGAGTATGTTAGACAAATTGAACTTTTAAAGGCGCAACTGGAATCAAGGCGTTGTAAACTGGTACCCGTGCAAAGGCATCAAATACTCGCGCAATCTGTTCCAAACCACAGAGAGTTACAGACAAGTACGATAGGAGCAGATGGGGACCAAGAAGCCGAGGCTACGCTGGCTGCTATTCATCATTCGCTGCCCACCAGCTGGGAGAACAAAGGTCTGCGCGTTGGACGTCCTTTAAAGGGGATGAAGCGTTTAGTTGTTGCGCTGGAACGTTTGGATCACCACAGTGAACGTGACACACCTGATAAAG ACACCTAA